In Montipora foliosa isolate CH-2021 chromosome 13, ASM3666993v2, whole genome shotgun sequence, one DNA window encodes the following:
- the LOC137982305 gene encoding leucine-rich repeat and transmembrane domain-containing protein 1-like: MMKSSTTLASRTEGIVWSKINQDGNYSCNATNEVGTESKTFYVSLIDFRVCLNLCHCRSSYSSRRQQVENVFNCTGKHSAHILRNIPTTTTKLYLRENEITQFPENVFSGLTHLSALYLRENEITKFPESAFSGLTHLSAL, encoded by the exons ATGATGAAATCATCTACAACCTTGGCTTCCAGGACTGAGGGAATAGTGTGGAGCAAAATCAACCAGGATGGCAACTATAGTTGCAACGCTACCAATGAAGTTGGCACTGAATCAAAGACGTTTTACGTTTCTCTTATAG ATTTTCGCGTTTGCTTGAATTTGTGTCACTGCCGCAGCTCATATTCATCTCGGCGTCAACAAGTTGAGAACGTATTTAACTGCACAGGGAAACATTCAGCTCATATATTGCGCAACATACCAACAACCACGACAAAGCT ATATCTCAGGGAGAATGAAATAACGCAattcccagaaaatgttttctctggACTCACACACCTATCTGCGCT ATATCTCAGGGAGAATGAAATAACTAAATTCCCAGAAAGcgctttctcaggactcacacatCTATCTGCGCTGTAA